In Oryzias latipes chromosome 15, ASM223467v1, the following proteins share a genomic window:
- the ppp1r21 gene encoding protein phosphatase 1 regulatory subunit 21, whose product MANVTDLQTKYSKLAQEYSKLRAQNQVLKKAVVDEQANSTTLKEQLKQRDQSLRRQEQEMDSLSFRNQQLAKRVELLQEELVASETKGKKGKSKGDSPSQHGLQTQSVFDEDLQKKIEENERLHIQFYEADEQHRKREAELKARLEELEKNAEQHQTAVDGLAKKYVETIERLQGDKARLEVKAQSLEMEAKECRVRSEECQQQLRRCQTELRTQMKQSSSVIQEKVPFNDTKFSDYNSLNVPAHNRRHQLKARDVASQALSFIQDLVAALLNFHSYTEQRIHIYPLDSSIEPISPLNQKFSQYLHENAVYVRPLEDSFVQLYQSITEDTVTALETVVKLRDFASNFSSYTHFLQKILPYQLKSLEEECEAPLCTAALTAKNQELQSDVKKVTSVFEKLQNYINLLALPCVRQDAMPQTSVAAVFTQLAACLHSLHDSVKEMSKHYNQKASMEQELPTVTQKLCTTTECLLGSLCSLTSSTGKIATFFSNNLDFFTSSGYSPRGSTVTLNPLQAESMLANKKRAAAFIHALKRPRAPSVPYSEALSNRRVLTSSTESREGLTQQVQQSLEKIARLEQEKEHWLLEAQLGKVRLEKENQRIAELEAQLAAAALGGSPDSQRAAAAGAPPPNHEEAEAEQSPAGQQTPTTALCTSLVGMLCTTPSVDHVGDEESREQLIKSHYMCRVGELTTQLQISDSKAVHFHSECRALAKRLTIAEKARETLSEDVKLANQKITHLQDELATTKRSYEDQLSMMSDHLCSMNETLSKQREEIDTLKLGSKVNTKKNKSR is encoded by the exons ATGGCTAATGTTACAGACCTGCAGACAAAGTACAGCAAGCTAGCACAGGAGTACTCTAAG CTCCGAGCCCAGAACCAAGTGCTAAAGAAGGCAGTAGTAGACGAACAAGCAAACTCTACCACTTTGAAG GAGCAGCTGAAACAAAGAGACCAGAGTCTGAGGAGGCAAGAGCAGGAAATGGACAGCCTCAGCTTCAGAAACCAGCAGCTGGCCAAGAGGGTGGAGCTGCTGCAAGAAGAGTTAGTCGCCAGTGAAACCAAAGGGAAGAAGGGGaag AGTAAAGGAGACTCTCCCTCCCAACACGGCCTGCAGACTCAGAGTGTTTTTGATGAAGACCTGCAGAAGAAGATCGAGGAAAATGAACGGCTTCACATCCAG TTTTACGAAGCCGATGAACAGCACAGGAAGAGGGAGGCCGAGCTGAAGGCCCGACTCGAGGAGCTGGAGAAGAACGCCGAGCAGCATCAAACCGCCGTGGACGGACTCGCCAAAAAATACGTGGAGACAATTGAGCGGCTGCAGGGGGACAAAGCACGCTTAGAG GTGAAAGCACAAAGTCTGGAGATGGAAGCCAAAGAGTGCAGAGTGCGATCAGAGGAATG TCAGCAGCAGTTGAGACGGTGTCAGACGGAGCTCCGGACGCAGATGAAACAAAGCAGCAGTGTAATCCAGGAGAAAGTGCCCTTCAACGACACCA AATTTAGCGACTACAACAGTCTGAACGTGCCCGCCCACAACCGAAGACATCAG CTGAAGGCTCGCGATGTGGCCAGCCAGGCCCTGAGCTTCATCCAGGACCTGGTGGCTGCGCTGCTGAACTTCCACTCCTACACAGAGCAGCGCATCCACATCTACCCTCTGGACTCCTCCATCGAGCCCATCTCTCCTCTTAACCAGAAG TTTTCTCAGTATTTACATGAGAATGCAGTGTATGTGCGCCCCCTGGAGGACAGCTTTGTACAGCTGTACCAAAGCATCACAGAGGACACCGTCACAGCACTG GAGACCGTGGTCAAGCTGAGGGATTTCGCCTCGAATTTTTCCTCCTACACCCACTTCCTGCAGAAGATTCTTCCTTACCAGCTAAAAAG CCTGGAGGAAGAGTGTGAGGCTCCTCTGTGCACCGCTGCTCTGACAGCCAAAAACCAGGAGTTACAGAGTGACGTGAAGAAAGTAACATCTGTCTTTGAGAAGCTGCAGAACTACATCAACCTCTTAGCCTTACCCT GTGTTCGGCAGGACGCCATGCCACAGACTAgcgttgcagctgtttttaccCAGCTCGCCGCCTGCCTGCACAGTCTTCACGACTCTGTTAaag aaatgtcaaAGCATTACAACCAGAAGGCCAGCATGGAGCAGGAGCTCCCCACTGTCACTCAGAAACTTTGCACCACCACAGAGTGCCTCCTCGGATCGCTGTGTTCGCTGACCAGCAGCACCGGCAAG ATCGCTACTTTTTTCAGCAACAACTTGGACTTTTTCACATCCTCAGGCTACAGTCCAAGAGGCAGCACAGTCACGCTCAACCCTTTGCAAGCAGAGAGCATGCTTGCCAACAAAAAGAGAGCAGCTGCCTTCATTCATGCTCTCAAAAGG CCCAGAGCCCCGTCTGTCCCGTACAGTGAAGCCCTGTCGAACCGCCGCGTCCTCACCAGCTCCACCGAGAGCAGAGAGGGCCTCACTCAGCAG GTGCAGCAGAGCCTGGAGAAGATCGCCCGCCTGGAGCAGGAGAAGGAGCACTGGCTCCTGGAGGCCCAGCTGGGGAAGGTGCGGCTGGAAAAGGAGAACCAGCGCATTGCAGAGCTGGAAGCGCAGCTCGCAGCGGCGGCTCTGGGGGGGAGCCCAGACTCGCAGAGGGCGGCAGCAGCAGGCGCACCCCCGCCAAACCACGAGGAAGCAGAGGCGGAGCAGAGCCCCGCAGGGCAGCAGACGCCGACGACGGCTCTCTGCACCAGCCTG GTTGGAATGTTGTGCACCACACCTTCAGTTGATCAT GTGGGAGACGAGGAGTCCCGGGAGCAGCTGATAAAAAGTCACTACATGTGCAGAGTTGGGGAGCTCACCACGCAGCTCCAGATTTCAGATAGCAAAGCTGTGCACTTTCACTCCGAG TGCCGCGCTTTGGCCAAGAGATTAACTATCGCAGAAAAGGCCAGAGAGACTCTGAGTGAAGACGTCAAACTGGCGAACCAGAAGATCACGCACTTACAG GATGAGCTGGCTACGACCAAGAGGAGCTACGAGGACCAGCTGAGCATGATGAGCGACCACCTCTGCAGCATGAATGAGACCTTGAGCAAGCAGAGGGAGGAGATTGACACCCTCAAGCTGGGCAGCAAG GTAAACACCAAAAAGAACAAGAGCCGCTAG
- the foxn2 gene encoding forkhead box protein N2 isoform X1 — translation MGPITGMSPDKKTEIPGMQDERTGLRGGCGVGTLPEAECASSPLATSVDRAGGTEDEELTNLNWLHENLLQNFTLGGPEAQPSGSPLFDIEGDYGSSQGPSSSSSSSSHGRGRERDSLKSKPPFSFSLLIYMAIEQSPSKSLPVKEIYGWILEHFPYFSNAPTGWKNSVRHNLSLNKCFRKVDRSLGKSNGKGSLWCVDPEYRPNLIQALKKQHFPAASAFCTPPASPPSASSPPRHLILQGCSFKESDIDAATAMMLLNSAPGHHVDPCNSDSPLDLSRPDSVLVSSDPKQDHNYSSAALQRCSSRSSSSSFSSMDEGGCDRRQSCRAGSEGFHSDEDSDLWDERGPHQTSRRPPAIKWPISKKARREVKPELDEELKEAAGSLLHLAGIRSSMEGSKHTVKSTKLNRK, via the exons ATGGGTCCAATCACTGGGATGTCACCAGATAAAAAAACGGAGATTCCGGGTATGCAAGATGAGCGGACAGGACTCAGAGGTGGCTGTGGCGTGGGAACGCTGCCCGAGGCCGAATGTGCCTCCAGTCCGCTGGCAACAAGTGTGGATCGAGCTGGCGGGACGGAGGACGAAGAGCTAACCAACCTCAACTGGCTCCACGAGAACTTACTGCAGAACTTTACACTGGGGGGCCCTGAGGCTCAGCCGAGTGGCAGCCCTCTCTTTGACATAGAAGGAGACTACGGGTCGAGCCAGGGCCCGTCGTCGTCCTCCTCATCTTCGTCACACGGCAGAGGCAGGGAGAGGGACTCGCTGAAGTCGAAACCCCCTTTCTCGTTCTCCCTGCTCATCTACATGGCCATCGAGCAGTCTCCCAGCAAATCCCTGCCCGTGAAAGAAATCTACGGCTGGATCCTCGAGCACTTCCCCTATTTCTCCAACGCCCCCACCGGCTGGAAAAACTCTGTTCGTCACAACTTGTCTCTCAACAAATGCTTCCGCAAGGTCGACAGGAGTTTGGGAAAG TCCAACGGGAAAGGTTCCCTGTGGTGTGTCGACCCCGAGTACCGCCCAAACTTAATCCAAGCTCTCAAGAAGCAGCACTTCCCAGCCGCATCTGCCTTCTGCACGCCGCCCGCCTCCCCACCCAG TGCCTCTTCACCCCCCCGCCATCTCATTCTACAAGGCTGCTCATTCAAAG AGTCTGACATTGATGCTGCCACTGCCATGATGCTCTTAAACTCTGCCCCTGGGCACCACGTTGACCCAT GTAATTCTGACAGTCCGTTGGACCTCTCCCGGCCAGACTCGGTCTTGGTGAGCAGCGATCCAAAGCAGGACCACAACTACAGCAGCGCCGCCCTGCAGCGCTGCTCCTCCCGTTCTTCCTCATCCTCTTTTTCCTCCATGGACGAAGGTGGCTGCGACCGCAGGCAGTCTTGCCGCGCCGGCAGCGAGGGTTTCCATAGTGACGAGGACTCCGACCTCTGGGACGAGAGAGGCCCCCACCAGACTTCTCGACGTCCTCCCGCCATCAAGTGGCCCATTAGCAAGAAGGCGCGTCGCGAAGTGAAGCCAGAGTTGGATGAGGAGCTGAAAGAAGCGGCGGGCTCCTTGCTGCACTTGGCTGGTATACGCAGCAGCATGGAGGGCTCAAAACACACTGTCAAGAGCACTAAACTAAACCGGAAATAA
- the foxn2 gene encoding forkhead box protein N2 isoform X2 gives MGPITGMSPDKKTEIPGMQDERTGLRGGCGVGTLPEAECASSPLATSVDRAGGTEDEELTNLNWLHENLLQNFTLGGPEAQPSGSPLFDIEGDYGSSQGPSSSSSSSSHGRGRERDSLKSKPPFSFSLLIYMAIEQSPSKSLPVKEIYGWILEHFPYFSNAPTGWKNSVRHNLSLNKCFRKVDRSLGKSNGKGSLWCVDPEYRPNLIQALKKQHFPAASAFCTPPASPPSASSPPRHLILQGCSFKGNSDSPLDLSRPDSVLVSSDPKQDHNYSSAALQRCSSRSSSSSFSSMDEGGCDRRQSCRAGSEGFHSDEDSDLWDERGPHQTSRRPPAIKWPISKKARREVKPELDEELKEAAGSLLHLAGIRSSMEGSKHTVKSTKLNRK, from the exons ATGGGTCCAATCACTGGGATGTCACCAGATAAAAAAACGGAGATTCCGGGTATGCAAGATGAGCGGACAGGACTCAGAGGTGGCTGTGGCGTGGGAACGCTGCCCGAGGCCGAATGTGCCTCCAGTCCGCTGGCAACAAGTGTGGATCGAGCTGGCGGGACGGAGGACGAAGAGCTAACCAACCTCAACTGGCTCCACGAGAACTTACTGCAGAACTTTACACTGGGGGGCCCTGAGGCTCAGCCGAGTGGCAGCCCTCTCTTTGACATAGAAGGAGACTACGGGTCGAGCCAGGGCCCGTCGTCGTCCTCCTCATCTTCGTCACACGGCAGAGGCAGGGAGAGGGACTCGCTGAAGTCGAAACCCCCTTTCTCGTTCTCCCTGCTCATCTACATGGCCATCGAGCAGTCTCCCAGCAAATCCCTGCCCGTGAAAGAAATCTACGGCTGGATCCTCGAGCACTTCCCCTATTTCTCCAACGCCCCCACCGGCTGGAAAAACTCTGTTCGTCACAACTTGTCTCTCAACAAATGCTTCCGCAAGGTCGACAGGAGTTTGGGAAAG TCCAACGGGAAAGGTTCCCTGTGGTGTGTCGACCCCGAGTACCGCCCAAACTTAATCCAAGCTCTCAAGAAGCAGCACTTCCCAGCCGCATCTGCCTTCTGCACGCCGCCCGCCTCCCCACCCAG TGCCTCTTCACCCCCCCGCCATCTCATTCTACAAGGCTGCTCATTCAAAG GTAATTCTGACAGTCCGTTGGACCTCTCCCGGCCAGACTCGGTCTTGGTGAGCAGCGATCCAAAGCAGGACCACAACTACAGCAGCGCCGCCCTGCAGCGCTGCTCCTCCCGTTCTTCCTCATCCTCTTTTTCCTCCATGGACGAAGGTGGCTGCGACCGCAGGCAGTCTTGCCGCGCCGGCAGCGAGGGTTTCCATAGTGACGAGGACTCCGACCTCTGGGACGAGAGAGGCCCCCACCAGACTTCTCGACGTCCTCCCGCCATCAAGTGGCCCATTAGCAAGAAGGCGCGTCGCGAAGTGAAGCCAGAGTTGGATGAGGAGCTGAAAGAAGCGGCGGGCTCCTTGCTGCACTTGGCTGGTATACGCAGCAGCATGGAGGGCTCAAAACACACTGTCAAGAGCACTAAACTAAACCGGAAATAA